The genome window TGAGCGGCGAGTAGCAgtatgcagaaaaattcattttagtatttttcgagacgttttgacctgactttccagaatttttttagaaaattgagctcggatgattttgtgggtcgttacgccttgtgaaaccaaaaaaactgagtaaatttcgcaaagttgaattcatgaGACATTCAAAGGTTCTTGCTAGGCGCCAGTGtcgacacagaaaatttttatatgctacaaaaacaattaaaaacgcttcttcgcttctttaactttaaatttaacataaaaatcatacatctaaaaattattggcGTGCGTGAGAGGTGTGTTTGTGTGggaagtgccgcgtgccaaattaccgttttttcgaaagggtTCGCCAAATTTTCGAGGTGATAAAGATCGCACCTTAttgggaaacattacaaattttgagtcaaattgaaggaaatttattcagctatcagtattcgatagaagaatgtacgtatgacgtggcagtcgcgCTAAAATCTCATGTAAAAGAGCGCTTcacgtgttaccatacttttggcccaccaTGTATGCATAATtacttttagaaattaaaaatgtttttccaagacccaaaaagaaaaactttcatcaaaacttttcaaaataattgtgaatattttgaacaattattaaaaagcAGATCAAGGGGAAAACCACACAAATAGTAACAAAGTTAAATCTTAATACTTCAGAGCCACAATGACTAGCCTTGACGATCCATCCAACATCCATCAATACAACGGATTCCTCACCATACAACAATACAAAGACAACGAGAACTCTACCGATCGCGGAGCCCTCACCACAGTCAGTAACACCGGGCTCATTATGATCGAAGAGGGAGATATTCTGGACGAGAAATCCTCATCCGAAGGTGCTCCAACATTAATGCTGACTCCAACTTATCAATTCTACAAGTCGGAGACAAAGAATCCTGCGCGGCATCCGGAACGGTCGAAGAGATGGTTCACGGTGAAGAATAAGAGGTTGATGCAGTATATGGTCCGGGAGTTTAAAGGAAGAACTCACAAGTTCacgaaaatatataaaaagaAGACCGAGTTCAAGTACTTGTAGTTGTAaactaaattatttaaattattttacgatttccattttccattttctattttccattttcaaaacttcaaaatgtgcCAAATATCTAGTCATCTCCACTTCAACTTTTCATTATCCTACAACACTTTATTTAGTGCAATAATAAGAGCTAGTTCCTTTCCTTCTTAATAAACTTGATGATATGTAGAGCTTGTATCAATCtgaatcagaaaattatttcgGTTTGTGTGTTATGTTTAGAGCCTTACAGTTGCCACATCATCAATCGGCACATCACCACTCGCAGCGTTACGGCTCTCAGACTCCGAATCGGTCAAATCAACGTTTTCCTCATCCCAAGGTTCCTTGTCGGGTAGTTGATCTTGAAGCGCAAGCTGATCTTTGCTGTAGTTTGCAGCGATTCTTCGGTACGACGCGTGCTGCTTTTGGAGCATGAACAATGTGCGATAGCTCTGAAAGTAAGTGGTCGGCACAAAATCAGTACTATAACAACTTACATGTCCTCGATTGCGGCAGCGGATAAAGTTGAGAAGCATAAAGATCGGCACAATGATGACCGGGAGGAACGAGAGGAACCATCCGAAAATATCAAAGACAGCCGGGTAGATATCATGTCTTCCCATATATGGGTACTCGCGTACGAACGAGAGACCAACGAGAATCTATAAAACATTTGGTttaacacttttaaaaatgggGTCCAACGGCAGGCTCCTGTGATTTACTCACCAGCGCAATGCTCGGAGAGATCACCATCCAGTTAGCGGTAAAATACCAAGAGTGAGCTCCGATAGCACCGGTGAACTTGTTTCTGGCGTGACCAACAACTTCCGTAATATCGTCTCGAACGTTGCGGAATCCGTAGATGTACATCATGACCAGTAGCTCACAGACAACAGTGCACACTGACGAGAAGCCAGCAGCATACTCGTCAAACATCTCGAACCAGTAATATCCGGCCTGAAATTTTCTCGACTCTAGTTTAATTTTGAGCTATGAACTCACTCTCGTAGAAAATACCAATCCAATACAGTAGAGTACCGAACACCATGCAATCACCACAATCCACTTGCGATTTCTGAATCTCGGGTACTGATCGTAGATGCACGAGCAGAACACATCAACCAACGCGATCTCGGTACTCGCTCCGAGCAGGAAAAGCATCAGGAAGAAGATGAAACACCAGAGCCATGGAACAGGCATCCGGGTCATTGCCTCGGGATACACAACGAACGCCAGCGACAATCCACTCTTCACCACATCCTTGACATCCTGACCAGTAGCTTTCGCCAGATAGCCAAGAGTCGCAAAGACGGCACCACCACCCACAAGCGACATTGTCGTGTCTCCGATGATCACAATCAACGCATCTCGGAATATGTTATTGCGTTTTGGACTGTACGAGGAGAGACTGATCAGTCCACCATGGCCAACTGATAGTGAGAAGCAGAGCTGTTTCAGTGCTTCAGTCCATGTGTCTTGTTCGTAAAGTTTTGTGTAGTTTGGAGTTCCAAAGTACATCTCCAATCCGACGCCAGAccctgaaaattggagaatgtgtcaaaaaaaaagtaggaaaCTCTCACCATCCTGAAAAACTCCATTGATAAAAAGCACAACGACAAGTACATACGGCACAAGTACAGATACATAG of Caenorhabditis elegans chromosome II contains these proteins:
- the snf-5 gene encoding Sodium-dependent transporter snf-5 (Confirmed by transcript evidence) → MADSGSNEEAMKRQAPSVKFDSPSKPDPQQVSQQSNQLSSQKSIQQSTQSKIDPSRIDTKNTTVTTTRPTLDTPPEEEEEKRDGFGNSFEFVLTSLGLAVGLGNIWRFPTRAYNNGGSAFLIPYLTCAFLFGLPAVYFEFLTGQYQGKSPPVIFRRVRPILEGVGWMGVFVAALVAIYYIVIVSWISIYMINICRGHFALWSHCNNDWNNGTSCITMADQYLCKNHTKVMANSTLWNSSLPIPDKMVYFNGACQDANGTDVSTATEQYFMTYIVQPSSGMLDFGGFNWPVFAAMSVCWLLTGLGILKGAKIMGKISYVSVLVPYVLVVVLFINGVFQDGSGVGLEMYFGTPNYTKLYEQDTWTEALKQLCFSLSVGHGGLISLSSYSPKRNNIFRDALIVIIGDTTMSLVGGGAVFATLGYLAKATGQDVKDVVKSGLSLAFVVYPEAMTRMPVPWLWCFIFFLMLFLLGASTEIALVDVFCSCIYDQYPRFRNRKWIVVIAWCSVLYCIGLVFSTRAGYYWFEMFDEYAAGFSSVCTVVCELLVMMYIYGFRNVRDDITEVVGHARNKFTGAIGAHSWYFTANWMVISPSIALILVGLSFVREYPYMGRHDIYPAVFDIFGWFLSFLPVIIVPIFMLLNFIRCRNRGHSYRTLFMLQKQHASYRRIAANYSKDQLALQDQLPDKEPWDEENVDLTDSESESRNAASGDVPIDDVATIDTSSTYHQVY